From the Armatimonadota bacterium genome, one window contains:
- a CDS encoding FAD-linked oxidase C-terminal domain-containing protein: protein MRTRLSPVRSVPSSTDALAAGLRAAVRGEVRFDHFSRVLYSTDASIYQILPLGVVLPKDDEDVAATLRLCADAGVPVLPRGGGTSLAGQAIGRAVILDCSRHLRAILEVNPDRRLARVQPGVVQDDLNAAASPFGLRLGPDTATSNRATLGGMIGNNSCGARSIVYGKMVDHVERLRVLLADGQELVLGPLDEAALAAKIQEPSREGQLYRTVLETVQAHREEIERRYPRLLRRVAGYNLPEMLLAPFNLCRLIVGSEGTLATVTEATVRLVPHPAHTVLTVLHFADLQEALEAVPLILAHRPSAVELVDRFVLEMTRAQLEYARRMTFVQGDPDALLLVELAGDHGDEVLDRLAALERSLAAGSRPYAVGRAVEGAEQDNIWRVRKAGQGLLQGIKGDAKPITFVEDTAVPPERLAQYIARFRGILQAHGVRAAFYAHASVGCLHVRPLINLKDAQQVQTMRAIAEAVGELVIEFGGAMSGEHGDGLVRGWFLQRYFGPVITQAFRTIKQAFDPQGLMNPGKIVDPPLMTEDLRYGPGYRTLSLPTHFDWSRDGGFAAAVELCSGVGACRKTGEGTMCPSYMVTREEEHSTRGRANLLRAVLSGVLPPAELTGRRLYAALDLCVECKGCKAECPANVDMARLKAEFLAGYYQAHGVPVRARLFAHVHRLNRLGAALAPFSGWLVRSAPARLALERLLGIDRRRPLPPFARPTFDAWWRRRGPGGPAPPQRAQPAQAPASAATPRAPAPAGRVALFADTFLRYNHPEVGRAAVAVLERLGYDVIVPDVVCCGRPMISKGLLEAARRHAAENVRRLLPLALAGVPIAGCEPSCILTFRDEVPDLLPGEDTRRLAAQTFLIDEFLQRHIRQRGWPASDHSGRVLFHGHCHQKALVGTGPAVEVLRAAGYQVEVVDSGCCGMAGSFGFERDHYQISLAMGERRLLPAVRAAAPEVQVVAMGVSCRQQIAHGSGRRARHLVELLAEALDR from the coding sequence ATGCGTACCCGGCTCTCTCCTGTGCGCAGCGTACCCTCCTCCACAGACGCCCTGGCCGCCGGCCTGCGGGCCGCGGTGCGTGGGGAGGTGCGCTTCGACCACTTCTCCCGAGTCCTTTACAGCACCGACGCCAGCATCTACCAGATCCTCCCCCTGGGCGTGGTCCTGCCGAAGGACGATGAGGACGTGGCGGCGACACTGCGCCTGTGCGCGGACGCCGGCGTCCCCGTGCTGCCCCGCGGTGGCGGGACCAGCCTGGCCGGGCAGGCCATCGGTCGGGCGGTGATCCTGGACTGCTCCCGCCACCTGCGGGCGATCCTCGAGGTCAACCCCGACCGCCGTCTGGCCCGGGTGCAGCCCGGCGTGGTGCAGGACGACCTGAACGCGGCGGCGTCACCCTTCGGCCTGCGCCTGGGGCCGGACACGGCCACCAGCAACAGGGCCACCCTGGGCGGGATGATAGGCAACAACTCCTGCGGCGCACGTTCCATCGTCTACGGCAAGATGGTGGACCACGTGGAGCGGCTGCGCGTCCTGCTGGCCGACGGGCAGGAGCTGGTTCTGGGGCCGCTGGACGAGGCCGCGCTTGCGGCCAAGATCCAGGAGCCCTCGCGCGAGGGGCAGCTTTACCGCACTGTCCTGGAGACGGTCCAGGCGCACCGCGAGGAGATTGAGCGGCGCTATCCCAGGCTGCTGCGGCGCGTCGCCGGTTACAACCTGCCGGAGATGCTGCTTGCTCCCTTCAACCTCTGCCGGCTGATCGTGGGCTCGGAAGGCACTCTGGCCACAGTGACCGAGGCCACGGTGCGCTTGGTCCCTCATCCGGCGCACACGGTGCTGACCGTGCTGCACTTCGCCGACCTGCAGGAGGCGCTGGAGGCGGTTCCCCTCATCCTGGCCCACCGGCCTTCTGCGGTGGAGCTGGTCGACCGCTTCGTCCTGGAGATGACTCGGGCGCAGCTGGAGTACGCCCGCCGCATGACCTTCGTCCAGGGGGACCCCGACGCCCTGCTGCTGGTGGAGTTGGCTGGCGACCATGGCGACGAGGTGCTGGACCGGCTGGCCGCGCTGGAACGCTCCCTGGCCGCCGGTTCCCGGCCCTACGCCGTGGGACGCGCCGTGGAAGGGGCGGAGCAGGACAACATCTGGCGCGTGCGCAAGGCCGGGCAGGGCCTGCTGCAGGGGATAAAGGGCGACGCCAAGCCCATCACCTTCGTCGAGGACACCGCCGTCCCCCCGGAGCGCCTCGCCCAGTACATCGCCCGCTTCCGCGGCATCCTGCAGGCGCACGGTGTGCGCGCCGCCTTCTACGCCCACGCCAGCGTAGGCTGCCTGCACGTCCGACCGCTCATCAACCTGAAGGACGCTCAGCAGGTCCAGACCATGCGGGCCATCGCCGAGGCGGTGGGGGAGCTGGTCATCGAGTTCGGTGGGGCCATGAGCGGGGAGCACGGCGACGGACTGGTCCGGGGGTGGTTCCTGCAGCGCTACTTCGGCCCGGTGATCACCCAGGCCTTCCGTACCATCAAGCAGGCCTTTGACCCCCAGGGGCTGATGAATCCCGGCAAGATCGTGGATCCGCCCCTGATGACGGAGGACCTGCGGTACGGGCCGGGGTATCGCACCCTGTCCCTGCCCACCCACTTCGACTGGAGCCGCGACGGGGGCTTTGCCGCGGCGGTGGAACTGTGCAGCGGTGTGGGCGCCTGCCGCAAGACCGGAGAGGGGACCATGTGCCCGTCCTACATGGTCACCCGGGAGGAGGAGCACTCCACGCGCGGACGGGCTAACCTGCTGCGGGCGGTGCTCTCCGGCGTCCTCCCGCCGGCGGAGCTGACCGGGCGGCGTCTCTACGCGGCCCTGGACCTCTGCGTGGAGTGCAAGGGATGCAAGGCGGAGTGCCCGGCGAACGTGGACATGGCCAGGCTGAAGGCCGAGTTCCTGGCCGGCTACTATCAGGCACACGGGGTGCCGGTGCGGGCGCGCCTGTTCGCCCACGTCCACCGGCTGAACCGGCTGGGAGCGGCGCTGGCTCCCTTCTCCGGATGGCTGGTGCGCTCAGCGCCGGCCCGCCTGGCGCTGGAGCGGCTCCTGGGCATCGACCGGCGCCGTCCCCTCCCCCCGTTCGCCCGCCCCACCTTCGACGCCTGGTGGCGGCGCCGCGGCCCGGGAGGCCCCGCCCCTCCCCAGAGGGCGCAACCTGCTCAAGCTCCCGCATCCGCAGCCACTCCGCGCGCCCCCGCACCCGCAGGACGCGTCGCCCTCTTCGCGGACACTTTCCTCCGGTACAACCACCCGGAGGTAGGGCGGGCCGCGGTTGCCGTGCTGGAACGCCTGGGCTACGACGTGATCGTCCCGGACGTGGTCTGCTGCGGCCGGCCCATGATCAGCAAGGGGCTGCTCGAGGCGGCGCGGCGCCACGCTGCGGAGAACGTACGCCGGCTGCTCCCTCTGGCCCTGGCCGGCGTGCCCATCGCCGGATGCGAGCCCTCCTGCATCCTCACGTTCCGCGACGAGGTCCCCGACCTGCTGCCCGGGGAGGACACCCGTCGCCTGGCGGCGCAGACCTTCCTCATCGACGAGTTCCTCCAGCGCCACATCCGGCAGCGCGGCTGGCCCGCCTCCGACCACAGCGGGCGCGTCCTGTTCCACGGCCACTGCCACCAGAAGGCCCTCGTCGGGACCGGCCCGGCGGTGGAGGTGCTCAGGGCCGCGGGCTATCAGGTGGAGGTCGTGGACTCAGGCTGCTGCGGCATGGCCGGCTCGTTTGGCTTCGAGCGCGACCACTACCAGATCTCCCTGGCCATGGGAGAACGCCGCCTCCTGCCCGCCGTCCGCGCGGCGGCCCCCGAGGTGCAGGTGGTGGCTATGGGCGTCTCCTGCCGGCAACAGATCGCCCACGGGAGCGGACGCCGCGCCCGGCACCTGGTGGAACTCCTGGCGGAGGCGCTGGACCGCTAG
- the speD gene encoding adenosylmethionine decarboxylase, whose amino-acid sequence MDAVGHHYIVEASGCNPEIISKVEQVEQILVRAAEAAKVQVWSISFHRFNPGGVSGVVVISESHLSVHTWPELRYVALDIFTCGQDARPEAAVKSALADFGATNVHITEVTRGLEEGDRVFFHSIVTWEETLPGSVDGAKRRRRATRESSKARA is encoded by the coding sequence ATGGATGCCGTCGGGCACCACTACATTGTCGAGGCCTCCGGATGCAATCCGGAGATCATCAGCAAGGTGGAGCAGGTGGAGCAGATCCTGGTGCGGGCCGCGGAGGCGGCCAAGGTCCAGGTCTGGTCCATATCTTTTCACCGGTTTAACCCGGGCGGGGTTTCCGGCGTCGTCGTCATCTCCGAATCTCACCTCTCCGTCCACACCTGGCCTGAGCTGCGCTACGTCGCCCTGGACATCTTCACCTGCGGCCAGGACGCCCGTCCGGAGGCGGCGGTCAAGTCGGCCCTGGCCGACTTCGGCGCCACCAACGTACACATCACCGAGGTGACGCGCGGGCTGGAGGAAGGCGACCGGGTCTTCTTCCACAGCATCGTCACCTGGGAGGAGACGCTCCCCGGGAGCGTGGACGGGGCGAAACGGCGGCGCCGCGCCACCAGGGAGTCGTCCAAGGCTCGCGCCTGA
- a CDS encoding PadR family transcriptional regulator, translated as MFGRGWAGFGPLRERLLSRGDLKYFILDQLAGKPMHGYDIIRALEEQFGGFYAPSPGAVYPALQMLEDMGYVTSSQQDGKRVYTITQEGRQFLTKRKEAVEEVRTRFSRRWHAWGPAYRELWHLALSFRRRGPWHTVSPEKMEQIRQVLARAREEVEALLGE; from the coding sequence ATGTTTGGCAGAGGGTGGGCAGGTTTTGGCCCCCTGCGGGAGCGACTGCTGAGCAGAGGAGACCTGAAGTACTTCATCCTGGACCAGCTCGCGGGCAAACCTATGCATGGGTACGACATCATCCGGGCGCTGGAGGAGCAGTTCGGCGGCTTCTACGCCCCCAGCCCCGGCGCCGTCTACCCGGCGCTGCAGATGCTGGAGGACATGGGCTACGTGACCTCCAGCCAGCAGGACGGCAAGAGGGTGTACACCATCACACAAGAGGGGCGGCAGTTCCTCACCAAGCGCAAGGAGGCGGTGGAGGAGGTCCGCACCAGGTTCAGCCGCCGCTGGCATGCCTGGGGACCGGCGTACCGGGAGCTGTGGCACCTGGCACTGTCCTTCCGCCGCCGCGGTCCCTGGCACACGGTCAGCCCGGAGAAGATGGAGCAGATCCGGCAGGTGCTGGCCCGCGCTCGGGAGGAGGTGGAGGCTCTCCTCGGTGAGTGA
- a CDS encoding small multi-drug export protein: protein MILRHLLWLVGVSLVPGVELRGSIPLGVGLGLHPLLVFGITVAANCALIPPWFLTLDLFYDRVLSRWSWFRRLMAERVRLRGGGLVHRYGLVGLALFVGVPLPGTGAYSGVALAWLLGVERRGATLAIVAGVLLAGAAVTLAATGILVAIRSLLL, encoded by the coding sequence ATGATCCTCCGCCACCTGCTCTGGCTGGTGGGCGTCTCCCTGGTTCCCGGAGTGGAGCTGCGCGGGTCTATCCCCCTGGGGGTGGGCCTGGGGCTGCACCCCCTGCTGGTCTTCGGCATCACCGTGGCCGCCAACTGCGCCCTGATCCCGCCGTGGTTTCTCACCCTCGACCTCTTCTACGACCGCGTCCTCTCCCGCTGGAGCTGGTTCCGCCGGCTGATGGCGGAGCGGGTGCGCTTAAGGGGCGGGGGGCTGGTCCACCGTTATGGGCTGGTGGGGCTGGCCCTGTTCGTGGGCGTGCCCCTGCCGGGGACGGGGGCGTACTCCGGGGTGGCGCTGGCCTGGCTGCTGGGGGTGGAGCGACGCGGGGCCACCCTGGCCATCGTCGCCGGGGTGCTTCTGGCTGGTGCGGCGGTGACGCTGGCGGCCACCGGGATCCTTGTTGCCATCCGCAGCCTCCTGTTGTGA
- a CDS encoding dipeptidase, which translates to MDPQTYARQMGSQFLEELKTFLRIPSVSTLPEHAPDLRRAALWLEERLRRMGLQARIIENGVHPIVYGEWLGAPGRPTLLCYGHYDVQPPDPLDEWTSPPFEPMLRGEDLYARGASDDKGQVMIQLCAVEAWLRAAGRLPLNLRFFIEGEEELGSPRVTGLIPRYRRMLRADAALVCDGMFFAPQTPALVTGLRGLVYVEVEARGASRDLHSGQYGGAAPNPLEALARIIAGLRDRRGRVALPRFYTAVQPPSPLEREAWGRLPFAESAYLADLGIDVAPGEEGFSILERRWARPTLEVHGIVGGFTGPGPKTVIPARATAKLSLRLVPAQRPQAVVRALGRKVQRLTPPGVRTEVRVLSLADPVLVSPEEPVVRAAARALEEVFGRPPVFMREGGSVPVVAGFVNALRAPAVLMGFGLPDDRLHAPNEKFHLPNFFRGIETVIRFLELAGEQVPRR; encoded by the coding sequence GTGGACCCGCAGACCTACGCGCGCCAGATGGGCTCTCAGTTCCTGGAAGAACTGAAGACGTTTCTGCGCATCCCCAGCGTCAGCACCCTGCCGGAGCATGCACCTGACCTGCGCCGCGCCGCTCTGTGGCTGGAGGAGCGGCTGCGGAGGATGGGGCTGCAGGCCCGGATTATCGAGAACGGCGTCCACCCCATCGTCTACGGGGAGTGGCTGGGCGCCCCGGGCCGGCCCACCCTGCTCTGCTACGGGCACTACGACGTGCAGCCGCCCGACCCCCTGGACGAGTGGACGTCGCCTCCCTTCGAGCCCATGCTGCGCGGGGAGGACCTCTACGCCCGCGGGGCCTCCGACGACAAGGGGCAGGTGATGATCCAGCTCTGCGCCGTGGAGGCGTGGCTGCGCGCCGCCGGGAGGTTACCGCTCAATCTCAGGTTCTTCATCGAAGGGGAGGAGGAGCTGGGCAGCCCGCGGGTCACCGGGCTCATCCCCCGGTACCGCAGGATGCTGCGCGCGGACGCCGCCCTGGTCTGTGACGGGATGTTCTTCGCGCCGCAGACTCCGGCGCTGGTGACGGGTCTGCGCGGCCTGGTCTACGTGGAGGTGGAGGCCCGCGGGGCGTCCCGCGACCTGCATTCCGGACAGTACGGCGGCGCGGCGCCCAACCCCCTGGAGGCGCTGGCCCGCATCATCGCCGGCCTGCGCGACCGGCGGGGGCGGGTGGCTCTCCCCCGCTTCTACACCGCGGTGCAGCCGCCCTCGCCGCTGGAGCGGGAGGCCTGGGGACGGCTGCCGTTTGCGGAGTCAGCCTACCTGGCCGACCTGGGCATCGACGTCGCGCCCGGGGAGGAAGGGTTCAGTATCCTGGAGCGGCGCTGGGCCCGTCCAACCCTGGAGGTCCACGGCATCGTGGGTGGCTTTACCGGGCCGGGTCCCAAGACGGTGATCCCGGCGCGGGCCACGGCCAAGCTCAGCCTGCGCCTGGTGCCGGCGCAGAGGCCGCAGGCGGTGGTGCGGGCGCTTGGCCGGAAGGTGCAGCGGCTCACCCCGCCCGGGGTCCGCACCGAGGTGCGGGTCCTCTCCCTGGCCGATCCGGTGCTGGTGTCCCCGGAGGAACCGGTGGTGCGCGCCGCGGCCCGGGCCCTGGAGGAGGTCTTCGGCCGCCCGCCGGTGTTCATGCGCGAGGGCGGCAGCGTGCCGGTGGTGGCCGGCTTCGTCAACGCCCTTCGCGCCCCCGCGGTTCTCATGGGGTTTGGGCTGCCCGACGACCGGCTGCATGCCCCCAACGAGAAGTTCCACCTGCCCAACTTCTTCCGCGGGATCGAGACGGTGATCCGCTTCCTGGAACTGGCTGGCGAGCAGGTGCCGCGGCGGTGA
- a CDS encoding YceI family protein: MKCLAAVVAVLLAPSSLPVGAFTLRPQESLVRFSVRDNRGGFVGETREVSGSVVVRQSEGGYAAEVQAQVDARTIRTGIALRDAQMRSPAFLHTAAHPFITFSGTVVAASPELPRFHGLLRGQLTVREVTREVEVPLAITAVGNTYTAEGAVVVRFTDFGLPVPRFLFFVAEDAVHITLQVRLQPREPPS, from the coding sequence ATGAAGTGCCTGGCCGCCGTCGTCGCCGTCCTCCTGGCTCCCAGCTCCCTTCCGGTAGGCGCGTTCACCCTGCGACCGCAGGAGAGCCTGGTGCGGTTCTCCGTCCGCGACAACCGCGGGGGCTTCGTCGGGGAGACGCGGGAGGTCAGCGGTAGCGTGGTGGTGCGCCAGAGCGAGGGCGGGTACGCGGCCGAGGTGCAGGCGCAGGTCGACGCCCGCACCATTCGCACCGGCATTGCCCTGCGCGACGCCCAGATGCGCAGCCCTGCCTTCCTGCACACCGCAGCCCATCCCTTCATCACGTTCAGCGGGACCGTCGTGGCCGCATCACCGGAACTGCCCCGGTTTCATGGCCTGCTGCGCGGGCAGCTCACCGTCAGGGAGGTGACCCGGGAGGTGGAGGTGCCGCTCGCCATCACCGCGGTGGGCAACACCTACACAGCAGAGGGCGCGGTGGTGGTCCGCTTCACCGACTTCGGCCTCCCCGTGCCCCGCTTCCTGTTCTTCGTGGCCGAGGACGCGGTGCACATCACCCTGCAGGTGCGGCTGCAACCCCGGGAGCCGCCTTCCTGA
- a CDS encoding ornithine cyclodeaminase family protein, with amino-acid sequence MALLLHESDVAALVAIDEVIEVVERGFREYAAGGAVNRPRQRVRLDGATLHVMAAGISGWGVLGLKSYAVTPRGRRFVSLLYSAETGDLLAVMEADTLGRLRTGAASAVATRYLARADAGTVGIIGTGGQARTQLEAIARVRPVALVQAYSRSPQRREAFAAEMVRVLGAEVVAVDSAEEAVAGADIVVTMTTAREPVLLGRWLRPGMHVNAAGSNAAERRELDTDAVARADRIVVDSREQALLEAGDLLVPVQEGRLSWQQVTELSAVVAGAAPGRQSDQEVTLFKSLGIALEDVALMHLVYARAREAGRGEEI; translated from the coding sequence GTGGCCCTCCTTCTCCACGAGTCGGACGTAGCCGCTCTTGTCGCCATCGACGAGGTGATCGAGGTCGTCGAACGCGGCTTCCGTGAATACGCCGCCGGGGGAGCGGTCAACCGTCCGCGGCAGCGGGTGCGGCTGGACGGAGCCACCCTGCACGTTATGGCTGCGGGCATCTCCGGATGGGGCGTGCTGGGCCTGAAGAGCTACGCCGTCACCCCGCGGGGACGGCGGTTTGTCTCCCTCCTCTACAGCGCAGAGACGGGCGACCTCCTGGCGGTGATGGAAGCCGACACCCTGGGCCGGCTGCGCACCGGGGCAGCCAGCGCGGTGGCCACCAGGTACCTGGCCCGGGCGGATGCGGGCACGGTGGGCATCATCGGCACCGGGGGGCAGGCCCGGACGCAGCTGGAGGCCATCGCCCGGGTCCGCCCGGTGGCGCTGGTGCAGGCCTACAGCCGCAGCCCGCAGCGCCGCGAGGCCTTCGCCGCGGAGATGGTGCGGGTCCTGGGGGCGGAGGTCGTTGCGGTGGACTCCGCGGAGGAGGCTGTAGCCGGCGCCGACATCGTCGTCACCATGACCACGGCGCGGGAGCCGGTGCTGCTGGGCCGGTGGCTGCGTCCGGGGATGCACGTCAACGCCGCGGGATCCAACGCCGCCGAGCGCCGGGAGCTGGACACCGACGCCGTGGCCCGGGCGGACCGGATCGTAGTCGACTCCAGGGAGCAGGCGCTGCTGGAAGCGGGGGACCTGCTTGTACCGGTGCAGGAGGGCCGCCTCTCCTGGCAGCAGGTGACCGAGCTGAGCGCGGTGGTGGCGGGCGCGGCCCCGGGGCGGCAGAGTGACCAGGAGGTCACCCTGTTCAAGTCCCTGGGGATCGCCCTGGAGGACGTGGCGCTGATGCACCTGGTGTACGCGCGGGCCAGAGAGGCCGGCCGGGGAGAGGAGATCTGA
- a CDS encoding leucyl aminopeptidase — MDFHLAIKSLTSHACEALAVELHEPADRLEGSLAALDRALGRGLQQVLAEEGFTGRLGRTVAVHTHGRVAPRRIIVVGLGPQRAQSPETVRTAAAAAVRRAADMRLQHLAFAPLPEREARLRSLTQARVEGVILGAYRFERYRSEPARPLARVDLLLAERAQQKASERGLAEGRLFAEATVLARDLTNEPANVLTPARLAERAAEVGKQAGVRVTALGPGGLSRLGMNALLAVARGSAEEPRLIVMDYTPASPRRTVAIVGKGLTFDSGGLDLKRAEDMATMKEDMAGAAAVVGVMSAVAQAVRTIRVLGIAAAVENMPGPAAMKPGDIIRAMNGKTIEITNTDAEGRLVLADALAYAAGQRVNELIDIATLTGGARIALGPHAAAIMGTDSRLVEALRQAGEEAGERLWPLPLYEEFSEAVKSKVADLRNSASRWGSPEKGAAFLKEFTGGKPWAHLDIAPVAFVDLEEGAGPYRPHGSATGFGVRTLLTYLRRLDAAR, encoded by the coding sequence GTGGACTTCCACCTCGCCATCAAGTCGCTAACCAGTCATGCCTGCGAGGCGCTGGCCGTGGAGCTGCACGAGCCGGCGGACAGGCTGGAGGGCTCTCTGGCGGCGCTGGACCGCGCCCTGGGACGGGGGCTGCAGCAGGTGCTGGCGGAGGAAGGCTTCACCGGCAGGCTAGGCCGTACGGTGGCGGTGCACACCCATGGCCGGGTGGCCCCGCGGCGGATCATCGTCGTCGGCCTGGGCCCCCAGAGGGCGCAGTCGCCGGAGACCGTACGCACCGCGGCCGCCGCAGCGGTGCGCCGCGCCGCGGACATGCGCCTGCAGCACCTGGCCTTCGCCCCCCTTCCGGAGCGAGAGGCCCGACTGCGGTCACTTACCCAGGCCCGCGTGGAAGGCGTCATTCTCGGCGCCTACCGCTTCGAGCGCTACAGAAGCGAGCCAGCGCGACCCCTGGCCCGCGTGGACCTTCTGCTGGCGGAACGGGCACAGCAGAAGGCCAGCGAGCGCGGTCTGGCCGAGGGCCGCCTCTTCGCCGAGGCCACAGTGCTGGCCCGCGACCTGACCAACGAGCCAGCCAACGTGCTCACCCCCGCACGGCTGGCGGAGCGGGCGGCGGAGGTGGGAAAGCAGGCCGGAGTGCGGGTGACGGCGCTGGGGCCAGGGGGCCTCTCCCGCCTGGGGATGAACGCCCTGTTGGCGGTGGCCAGGGGCAGCGCCGAGGAGCCGCGGCTGATCGTCATGGACTACACGCCGGCCAGCCCGCGGCGCACCGTGGCCATCGTGGGGAAGGGGTTGACCTTCGACAGCGGGGGACTGGACCTGAAGCGGGCCGAGGACATGGCGACGATGAAAGAGGACATGGCCGGGGCGGCGGCGGTCGTGGGGGTGATGTCGGCAGTGGCGCAGGCGGTGAGGACCATCCGCGTGCTGGGCATTGCCGCCGCCGTGGAGAACATGCCCGGGCCAGCGGCGATGAAGCCGGGCGACATTATCAGGGCCATGAACGGGAAGACCATCGAGATCACCAACACCGACGCGGAGGGGCGCCTGGTGCTGGCCGACGCACTGGCCTATGCCGCCGGGCAGCGGGTGAACGAGCTCATCGACATCGCCACCCTTACCGGCGGGGCGCGCATCGCCCTGGGCCCGCACGCCGCGGCCATCATGGGGACTGACTCGCGGCTGGTGGAGGCGCTGCGCCAGGCGGGAGAAGAGGCGGGGGAGCGGCTCTGGCCGCTGCCGCTCTACGAGGAATTCAGCGAGGCCGTGAAGAGCAAGGTGGCCGACCTGCGCAACTCCGCCTCGCGGTGGGGATCCCCGGAGAAGGGGGCGGCCTTCCTCAAGGAGTTCACCGGTGGGAAGCCCTGGGCACACCTGGACATCGCCCCGGTGGCCTTTGTGGACCTGGAGGAAGGGGCGGGGCCCTACCGCCCCCACGGCAGCGCCACCGGGTTCGGGGTGCGCACGCTGCTCACCTACCTGCGGCGGCTGGACGCCGCTCGCTAG
- a CDS encoding MBL fold metallo-hydrolase, whose protein sequence is MELTYYGHASFLLRASDGTTILMDPYDVSCGYAFPDVAPTAVTISHEHFDHNYLQGVKGRPKVIRGLAREGKEWAKVDEWVGQVRITTVPTFHDSSGGTERGRNAIFIFEVEGLRVVHAGDLGHPLDAEQVRAVGRPDVLLIPVGGHYTVGPAEAAGVVAALNPRLIIPMHYKTEATGGWPIGPVDDFLKGRAAVVRQGQTVSVTRHTLPPEGTVWVLAHAA, encoded by the coding sequence ATGGAGCTGACCTACTACGGGCACGCCAGCTTCCTGCTGCGGGCAAGCGATGGGACCACGATCCTCATGGACCCATACGACGTCAGCTGCGGCTACGCCTTTCCGGATGTGGCTCCCACGGCGGTAACTATCTCCCATGAGCACTTCGACCACAACTACCTCCAGGGGGTAAAGGGGAGACCAAAGGTGATCCGCGGCCTGGCCCGGGAGGGGAAGGAGTGGGCGAAGGTGGACGAATGGGTTGGGCAGGTGCGCATCACCACCGTGCCCACCTTTCACGACAGTAGCGGGGGTACGGAGCGGGGCCGCAACGCCATCTTCATCTTCGAGGTCGAGGGGCTGCGTGTCGTCCACGCAGGCGACCTGGGCCACCCGCTGGATGCGGAGCAGGTGCGCGCCGTGGGGCGGCCCGACGTGCTGCTGATCCCGGTCGGCGGCCACTACACCGTCGGCCCGGCCGAGGCGGCGGGGGTGGTGGCCGCGCTGAACCCGCGCCTGATCATCCCCATGCACTACAAGACGGAGGCCACCGGGGGCTGGCCGATCGGACCGGTAGACGACTTCCTGAAGGGCCGGGCCGCTGTGGTCCGGCAGGGGCAGACGGTATCCGTCACCCGGCACACCCTTCCCCCCGAGGGGACCGTCTGGGTCCTGGCCCACGCCGCCTAA
- a CDS encoding DUF488 domain-containing protein, which translates to MPTAYTLGTSTRSPQEFLDCCRAFGIVRIVDVRRFPTSRRFPHFVQPAFAAWLQAAGIAYVHLGESLGGFRVGGYEAYMASEHFRQGLARLEALLREAPAAVVCSERLPWRCHRRFIARELEARGWAVIHIIDPRRTWVPAGQRAHSGAASGRAAPEDGVQDP; encoded by the coding sequence GTGCCGACCGCCTACACGCTGGGGACCAGCACGCGCTCCCCGCAGGAGTTCCTGGACTGCTGTCGGGCCTTCGGCATCGTCCGCATCGTCGACGTCCGTCGCTTTCCCACCAGCCGCCGCTTCCCCCACTTTGTGCAGCCCGCCTTCGCCGCATGGCTCCAGGCGGCGGGAATCGCCTACGTCCACCTGGGGGAGAGCCTGGGCGGCTTCCGGGTGGGCGGCTACGAGGCCTACATGGCCAGCGAGCACTTCCGGCAGGGACTGGCCCGGCTGGAGGCGCTGTTGCGGGAGGCGCCTGCTGCGGTGGTCTGCAGCGAGCGCCTCCCCTGGCGCTGTCACCGCCGGTTCATCGCCCGGGAGCTGGAGGCGCGGGGCTGGGCGGTGATACACATCATCGATCCCCGGCGGACCTGGGTGCCCGCGGGTCAGCGGGCTCATAGCGGGGCGGCGTCCGGGAGGGCTGCACCCGAGGACGGCGTACAAGATCCGTGA